The Prinia subflava isolate CZ2003 ecotype Zambia chromosome 5, Cam_Psub_1.2, whole genome shotgun sequence genome window below encodes:
- the EMC7 gene encoding ER membrane protein complex subunit 7 — MAARAGALWLALLCLSAAPLPRGARGSEPVGPAEPSGGAGPGERFKIEGRAVVPGVKPQDWIAGARVLVDGEEHVGFLKTDGSFVVHDVPSGSYVVEVISPAHKFEPVRVDITSKGKMRARYVNYIKPSEVVRLPYPLQMKSSGPPSYFIKRESWGWTDFLMNPMVMMMVLPLLIFVLLPKVVNTSDPDMRREMEQSMNMLNSNHELPDVSEFMTRLFSSKSSSKSGGSSSKAGKSSSGKRR, encoded by the exons ATGGCGGCGCGGGCAGGGGCCCTgtggctggctctgctgtgtctCTCGGCGGCGCCGCTGCCCCGCGGCGCCCGCGGATCGGAGCCCGTCGGGCCGGCGGAGCCGTCGGGCGGCGCGGGCCCCGGGGAGCGGTTTAAGATCGAGGGCCGGGCCGTGGTGCCCGGGGTGAAGCCGCAGGACTGGATCGCGGGTGCCCGGGTGCTGGTGGACGGGGAGGAGCACGTCGGCTTCCTGAA GACCGATGGAAGTTTTGTGGTTCATGATGTACCTTCAGGATCTTACGTGGTAGAAGTTATATCCCCTGCTCATAAATTTGAGCCCGTGCGAGTTGACATAACTTCAAAAGGCAAAATGAG AGCAAGATATGTGAATTACATCAAACCCTCTGAAGTTGTCAGGCTGCCATATCCACTCCAGATGAAATCTTCCGGACCACCTTCGTATTTTATAAAGAGAGAATCTTGGGGATGGACAGATTTCCTCATGAACCCTATG GTGATGATGATGGTTCTTCCATTACTGATATTTGTGCTTTTGCCTAAAGTTGTCAACACCAGTGATCCTGATATGAGGCGG GAAATGGAGCAGTCAATGAACATGCTGAATTCCAACCATGAGCTGCCAGATGTGTCTGAATTCATGACAAGACTTTTCTCTTCAAAATCTTCCAGCAAGTCTGGTGGTAGCAGCAGTAAAGCAGGGAAAAGTAGTTCTGGAAAAAGGAGGTAG